The genome window CTTATGATAATGGTAACTACAACATTGGTAACCCTGGCCCGGTTTGGGACAAAATAGAGGCCGACCTACAGGCAGCTATGGCCGTATTGCCTGCAACCCAGCCACAGGTTGGCCGTGCTAACAAATATGCCGCCGAAGCATTTTTGGCTAAAGCGTATATGTTTGATCACAAATATGCAGAAGCACTTACTGCTTTAAATGATTTGATTGCAAATGGTGTAACACCAAGCGGCGCTAAATATACACTGCAGCCATATGCCAATAACTTCAATCCGTCAACTAAAAATGGCCCTGAAGGTGTATTCGTTATTCAGGCATCTGTACATGACGGATCAAACGGTGATAACGGTAACTCAGGTAATACATTAAACTATGCCGCCGGTGGCCCTGCCTCATGCTGCGGTTTCTTTTTACCTTCATTCAGCTTTGTTAACGCATTTAAAGTTGACGCAACAACAGGTTTGCCTTTGTTAGATACTTTTAATGACAGTGATGTTAAAAATGACCAGGGTGTTGCAGCTGATGCTGCCTATACACCTTACACAGGTACACTTGACCCACGTTTGGATTGGTCAGTTGGCCGTCGTGGTATTCCATACCTTGATTGGGGAAATATGCCGGGCGCATCATGGGCCCGTGACCAGCTAAACGGTGGTCCTTACATCCCGATCAAAAATGTTTACTATAAAGGCGCTCAGGCTACTACAGCTGATACTTACGAAGGTTGGGCAACAAACCAGTCAAACGCTAACAGCTACAACGCCATTCGTTTTGCAGATGTGCTTTTATGGGCTGCTGAATGCGAAATTGAAGTTGGAAGCCTTGCAACTGCTGAAAAATATGTGAACATGGTTAGAGATCGCGCAGCCGATAAAACCGGCTGGGTTTACACTTATGTTGATCCAAATGATCCAACTAAAGGCCGTACAACTACGCCTGCTGCCAATTACAAAGTTGGTTTTTACGGAACTTATGCCAGTTCAAACGGCCAAAGCAACCCTGCTTCAGGTTTTGCGGCTAACGGTAAAGATTTTGCCCGCAAGGCAGTTCAGTTTGAGCGCAGGATAGAGTTAGGTATGGAAGGACACCGTTTCTTTGACCTTCAGCGCTGGGATGGCCTTTACGGCGGCCCAATGGGTGCTGGTTTTATGGCTAAACAATTGAACGATTATTTCGCTCATGAAATTAAAGTTCCCGGCTTCCCGTCTGTGTTGCTGAACAGCGCACACTTTATACAGGGAAGAAGCGAATTGTTCCCTATTCCACAAACACAAATTGATATAACACACGGAAAAATCAAACAAAATCCTGGTTATAATTGATCGTAAATTATTATAAAAAAGAGGTGGGGATAGTATCTTCGCCTCTTTTTTATTTTATACATTTAGCGTAAATTATAAAATGAAACTTCTTCGCTATTTTTTTATTTCCTGTTTACCGGTAATTCTTTTTTCATGTAAACAACATACCTTATTTGAAAAGGTATCTTCCTCGCACTCAGGCATCCATTTTAGTAACACCATTGTTGAAACCGACACCATTAACCCCCTGGATAAATTAAATATCTATAACGGCGGCGGGGTTGGTATAGGCGATTTTAACAATGATGGCTTACAGGATATTTACCTGGTAGGAAATGCGGTTTCAAATAAGCTGTACCTTAACAAAGGTGATATGAAATTTGATGATGTTACCGATAAGGCAGGCGTAGCAGGGTCAAAAGGTTGGGGCAGGGGAGTAGCCGTTGTTGACATTAATAATGATGGCTTAATGGATATTTACGTTTGCTATACCTTGTTAAACGATTCGCTGAAACGACGTAACCTGTTGTATGTAAACCAGGGGATTGACAAAAACGGCGTTCCGCACTTTAAAGAGATGGGGAAAGAATATGGACTTGATGTAAAAGTACATTCAACCATGGCGTCGTTTTTTGATTATGATAATGATGGCGACCTGGATATGTATCTTACGGTTAACGAGGCGTCGTCAAGTGAAAATACCAGCAGTTTCAGGCCTATTATTAAGGATGGAACAAAAAATAGCACCGGGCGCCTTTATCGCAACGACTGGGACCCGGTATTAAAACATGGGGTTTACCACGACGTTTCAAAGCAGGCCGGGACAACAATTGAAGGATATGGCCATGCAACCAGTATTGTGGATATTAACCGCGACGGCTGGAAAGATATTTATGTGACCAATGATTTTTTAAGCAATAATATTTTATACATCAATAACCACGACGGAACATTTACCGACCGGTCAAAGGAATATTTTAAGCATACCGCTAACAGCGCTATGGGCCAGGATGTTGAGGATATTAACAACGATGGACTTGCCGACGTCTTTGAACTGGATATGAGCCCCGAAGATAACTACAGGCGTAAGATGTTTATGAGCTCAAATACTTACCAGGTGTACCAGAATTTCGACTATTTCGGTTACCAGTATCAATATAACCGGAATACGCTGCAGGTTAACCAGGGTCCGCGGGTTGGGCAAAACGACTCCATTGGCGCCCCTGTTTTTAGCGAAACTTCGTTTTTAAGCGGAGTTGCGCAAACCGACTGGAGCTGGTGCCCTTTAATAACAGATTTTGATAATGACGGCTATCGCGATATTGTGATAACAAATGGCTACCCGAGGGATGTTACGGATCATGACTTTACCACATTCAGGGCGGAGGCTTATTTAATAGCGAGCAAAAAACAAATACTTGATCAAATTCCAACGGTTAAAATCCCCAATTATGCATTTAAAAATGGGGGGCACCTGGAGTTTGCTGACGTAACAAAAAGCTGGGGACTAGGCGAGCCATCATTTTCAAATGGTGCTGCATATGCCGACCTTGATAATGATGGTGATATGGATATGGTGGTCAATAATATTGACGATGAAACATTCCTGTATAAAAATACTTCGCGCGAAACAGACAAAAAAACAAATAACTATCTTCAGATCCAGTTTCAGGGCGGCCCTTTAAACAAGAATGGAATTGGGGCATGGGCCGATATTTATTACGGGCATAACAAGCAGCAGGTATATGAGAACACACCTTTCCGCGGCTATTTATCAACCATCCAAAACATAGCCCACTTTGGCCTCGGGCGCGATTCATTGCTGGACTCTGTGGTGATCAGGTGGCAAAATGGTAAAAAACAGGTTGTCAAAAGTGTTAAGGCAAATCAGGTGCTTAAGGTTAACATAGCCAATGCCCTTGAAAATTACACATTTAACCAGCCAGCAATAAATAACAAATCATTGTTCCGCGAAGTAACAGCGGCTGTAGGAGTTACTTATACACATAAAGAAAGCGACCTGGCCGACTTTAATATCCAAAAACTTTTGCCGCATAAATTGTCGCAATACACCCCGGCAGTGGCAGTGGGAGACGTTGACGGCAATGGCTTCGACGATATGGTAGTTGGCGGTACCACGCAATTTCCGGCTCAGTTACTTTTACAACAGGCCAACGGTAAATTTATACAGAGGAATCTTATACCTGCTGCGCCAAAACCTATTTATACCAATATAGTAAAAGATGAAGGTATGTTGTTGTTTGACGCAGATGGCGATGGCGACCTTGACCTTTATGTCGCCAGTGGCGGATATGAAAAAGAGCCGAATTCGCCGCTTTACCAGGATAGGATTTATATTAATGACGGTAAAGGCAACTTTAAACTGCAGGAGGACGCTTTACCCCGTAATTATACGAGTAAATTATGTGTAAAAGCGGTTGATTATAATAAGGATGGCAAGCTTGACCTGTTTGTTTCGGGGCGTGTTGAGCCATGGAGCTATCCAAAACCGGTTTCGAGCATGATATTGCGTAATGACAGTAAGGATGGGCATGTAAAATTCACGGATGTAAGTGCATCGGTTGCTAAAGACCTGAAAAATATTGGTATGGTTTGCGATGCTGTTTTTAGTGATTTTGATAACGATGGCTGGCCCGATCTTATCCTGACAGGTGAATGGATGCCCGTTACATTTTTAAAAAATGACCATGGCGTATTTAAAAACGTAACCGTCAATACCGGGATAAGCAATAAGCTTGGCTGGTGGAATACCATTGCTGCCGGTGATTTCAATCACGACGGCAAAATTGATTATATAGTGGGCAACACCGGTTTAAATACTTTTTATAAGGCATCAGACAAATACCCTGTTTATATCACCGCTAAAGATTTTGACAACAACGGTAGTTATGATGCATTCCCGTCGGTTTATTTAAAAGATCAGGATGGGGTTTTAAAGGAATTCCCGGCGCAAACCCGTGACGATATTGTGAAGCAAATGATTGGTATGCGTGTAAAGTTTCAGAATTATAAATCGTTTGCCGTTGCAACTATGGATTCTGTGATTACGCCTGAAATGCGTAAAGGCGCAATAAGGTTAAAAGCAAATATCCTGCAGTCGTGCTACCTGCAAAACAATGGTAATGGTAAGTTTACCATGGTTCCGCTGCCAATTGAGGCGCAAACATCACAGCTGAGTGGCATTGTTGTAGATGATTTTGATGGAGATGGTAACCTTGATGTAGTGCTGAGCGGTAATGATTATGGTACCGAGGTTTCAACCGGCAGATACGATGCTTTTAACGGGCTGATGCTTAAAGGTGACGGAAAGGGCGGCTTTAAGCCACTTTCTATATTACAAAGTGGCATCTATATCCCCGGCGACGGCAAAGCTCTGGTAAAATTGAAAGGCGCAAAGGGTAATTATTTAATTGCAGCTACCCAAAACAGGAGTGTAATGAAAATATTTGAGCTGAAAAGACCGGTTCATAGCATTGCGTTAAAGCCATTAGACCTTTTTGCTACTATAAAATACAAGAACGGGAAAACCGGTAAGCAGGAGTTTTATAATGGCACATCGTTCCTGTCTCAATCGGGCAGATTTTTTAATACAGACCCTACAATGGAGGCCGTTACAATAACTGATAGCTACGGACATGTCAGAAATATTTCGCTTAATTAATACTGTTTTTTATGAGATACTTTAAATTATTAGCCGTTTTAACAGGGATATTATTTGTTGCAAGTTGCAGCAATAAGCAAAAGGTTAAATTATTGAGTGACGCCGATGTGCTGCATAATAATGAGGACCAGCTTACCCAGGTAATTATTTATGACGTATTTACGCCGCCTGTAGCCAGCCGTATTTACGGATACACAGCCCTTGCGTCGTACGAGGCC of Mucilaginibacter xinganensis contains these proteins:
- a CDS encoding RagB/SusD family nutrient uptake outer membrane protein, whose product is MKKFNSKLIVPGVMAVLALSYSCKDYLNRTPAGSLNTVILANKAGVDGLLIGAYSLLDGTYGGQPGNTWMTGTDNWGYGSVAADDAHKGSTPDDQAPLGQIEAFIATGSNGYLDPKWRVMFNGVQRANDVLRELPLVKDGSVSADYAKEVTAEARFLRAFYEMDLAKLWRNVPYADETVTYDNGNYNIGNPGPVWDKIEADLQAAMAVLPATQPQVGRANKYAAEAFLAKAYMFDHKYAEALTALNDLIANGVTPSGAKYTLQPYANNFNPSTKNGPEGVFVIQASVHDGSNGDNGNSGNTLNYAAGGPASCCGFFLPSFSFVNAFKVDATTGLPLLDTFNDSDVKNDQGVAADAAYTPYTGTLDPRLDWSVGRRGIPYLDWGNMPGASWARDQLNGGPYIPIKNVYYKGAQATTADTYEGWATNQSNANSYNAIRFADVLLWAAECEIEVGSLATAEKYVNMVRDRAADKTGWVYTYVDPNDPTKGRTTTPAANYKVGFYGTYASSNGQSNPASGFAANGKDFARKAVQFERRIELGMEGHRFFDLQRWDGLYGGPMGAGFMAKQLNDYFAHEIKVPGFPSVLLNSAHFIQGRSELFPIPQTQIDITHGKIKQNPGYN
- a CDS encoding VCBS repeat-containing protein, whose protein sequence is MKLLRYFFISCLPVILFSCKQHTLFEKVSSSHSGIHFSNTIVETDTINPLDKLNIYNGGGVGIGDFNNDGLQDIYLVGNAVSNKLYLNKGDMKFDDVTDKAGVAGSKGWGRGVAVVDINNDGLMDIYVCYTLLNDSLKRRNLLYVNQGIDKNGVPHFKEMGKEYGLDVKVHSTMASFFDYDNDGDLDMYLTVNEASSSENTSSFRPIIKDGTKNSTGRLYRNDWDPVLKHGVYHDVSKQAGTTIEGYGHATSIVDINRDGWKDIYVTNDFLSNNILYINNHDGTFTDRSKEYFKHTANSAMGQDVEDINNDGLADVFELDMSPEDNYRRKMFMSSNTYQVYQNFDYFGYQYQYNRNTLQVNQGPRVGQNDSIGAPVFSETSFLSGVAQTDWSWCPLITDFDNDGYRDIVITNGYPRDVTDHDFTTFRAEAYLIASKKQILDQIPTVKIPNYAFKNGGHLEFADVTKSWGLGEPSFSNGAAYADLDNDGDMDMVVNNIDDETFLYKNTSRETDKKTNNYLQIQFQGGPLNKNGIGAWADIYYGHNKQQVYENTPFRGYLSTIQNIAHFGLGRDSLLDSVVIRWQNGKKQVVKSVKANQVLKVNIANALENYTFNQPAINNKSLFREVTAAVGVTYTHKESDLADFNIQKLLPHKLSQYTPAVAVGDVDGNGFDDMVVGGTTQFPAQLLLQQANGKFIQRNLIPAAPKPIYTNIVKDEGMLLFDADGDGDLDLYVASGGYEKEPNSPLYQDRIYINDGKGNFKLQEDALPRNYTSKLCVKAVDYNKDGKLDLFVSGRVEPWSYPKPVSSMILRNDSKDGHVKFTDVSASVAKDLKNIGMVCDAVFSDFDNDGWPDLILTGEWMPVTFLKNDHGVFKNVTVNTGISNKLGWWNTIAAGDFNHDGKIDYIVGNTGLNTFYKASDKYPVYITAKDFDNNGSYDAFPSVYLKDQDGVLKEFPAQTRDDIVKQMIGMRVKFQNYKSFAVATMDSVITPEMRKGAIRLKANILQSCYLQNNGNGKFTMVPLPIEAQTSQLSGIVVDDFDGDGNLDVVLSGNDYGTEVSTGRYDAFNGLMLKGDGKGGFKPLSILQSGIYIPGDGKALVKLKGAKGNYLIAATQNRSVMKIFELKRPVHSIALKPLDLFATIKYKNGKTGKQEFYNGTSFLSQSGRFFNTDPTMEAVTITDSYGHVRNISLN